In Flammeovirgaceae bacterium 311, one DNA window encodes the following:
- a CDS encoding tRNA pseudouridine synthase B (COG0130 Pseudouridine synthase) has translation MRKSEYNFAEGEVLLLDKPYHWTSFDVVNKLRGGLKMKKIGHAGTLDPLATGLLIICTGKMTRQIDHFQGWEKEYTGTFILGKTTPSYDLETEFDSESPYAHITEEAVKEAAKGLTGPLSQIPPAHSAIKVGGQRAYKKARAGKEIIMEPRAVEVHTFEITAFSPPEVHFRIVCSKGTYIRSLARDLGEQLGTGAYLAALRRTRIGEKHVDDAIDPLVLMEHIKALANENI, from the coding sequence ATGAGGAAATCCGAATACAATTTCGCCGAAGGTGAAGTACTGCTCCTGGATAAACCCTATCACTGGACATCCTTTGATGTGGTGAACAAACTCCGCGGGGGCTTGAAAATGAAAAAGATCGGGCATGCCGGCACCCTGGATCCGCTGGCAACCGGGCTCCTGATTATCTGTACCGGTAAAATGACCAGGCAGATCGATCACTTTCAGGGGTGGGAGAAAGAATATACCGGTACCTTTATACTGGGAAAAACCACCCCCTCCTACGACCTGGAAACAGAGTTTGACAGCGAATCTCCCTACGCACATATCACAGAAGAAGCCGTAAAAGAAGCTGCAAAAGGGCTTACTGGTCCGCTTTCTCAAATTCCGCCCGCACACTCTGCCATCAAAGTGGGTGGCCAGCGGGCTTATAAAAAAGCACGGGCCGGCAAAGAAATCATCATGGAACCCCGCGCAGTGGAAGTTCACACTTTTGAAATTACCGCTTTCTCCCCGCCCGAGGTCCATTTCAGAATTGTATGCTCCAAAGGCACATACATCCGCAGCCTTGCCAGAGACCTGGGAGAGCAGCTGGGCACCGGTGCTTACCTGGCGGCACTACGGCGCACCCGCATAGGCGAAAAACATGTAGACGATGCCATAGATCCCCTGGTATTGATGGAACACATTAAAGCGCTCGCCAATGAGAATATATGA
- a CDS encoding riboflavin kinase/FMN adenylyltransferase (COG0196 FAD synthase) — MRIYEGLQNFERLPHAVVTSGTFDGVHIGHQKIIKRLTTAAKQGPGESVLITYWPHPRLVLHADSKDLKLLSTFDEKAELLAGYGIEHLVKIPFTPEFSRLSSQEFIQQVLIDAIGTKKLVIGYDHRFGRNREGSFEHLMANKQQWGFEVEEIPRQDVEHVGVSSSRIRTALSEGQVEVAATYLGRHYSFTGTVVEGDKIGRSMGFPTANLHIPEPYKLIPSDGVYAVKVSLAGAEWNGMLNIGKRPTVGGEEHRQEVHIFDLDQNLYGSQLKIMLIRQIRQEFKFNSLQELQQQLAKDKEQALLILKKS, encoded by the coding sequence ATGAGAATATATGAAGGCCTGCAAAACTTTGAGCGCCTGCCCCATGCTGTGGTAACCAGTGGTACTTTTGATGGTGTACACATCGGGCATCAGAAAATAATAAAAAGGCTAACGACTGCCGCAAAGCAGGGCCCGGGAGAATCTGTGCTGATCACCTACTGGCCACACCCAAGGCTGGTGCTGCATGCCGACAGCAAAGACCTTAAATTACTCTCCACCTTCGATGAAAAAGCAGAGCTGCTGGCAGGTTATGGTATAGAGCACCTGGTGAAGATTCCCTTCACACCAGAGTTCTCCAGACTTAGCTCGCAGGAATTTATTCAGCAGGTGCTTATTGATGCCATTGGCACCAAAAAACTGGTAATAGGCTACGACCACCGCTTTGGCCGTAACCGCGAGGGCAGCTTTGAGCACCTGATGGCCAACAAGCAGCAGTGGGGGTTTGAGGTGGAGGAAATTCCCCGGCAGGATGTGGAGCATGTAGGTGTTAGCTCCAGCCGCATCCGCACTGCACTTTCTGAGGGCCAAGTAGAGGTGGCTGCCACCTATCTGGGCAGGCATTACAGCTTTACAGGCACGGTGGTCGAGGGCGATAAAATCGGGCGTAGCATGGGCTTTCCCACTGCTAACCTGCACATACCGGAACCTTATAAACTAATCCCTTCTGATGGCGTTTATGCCGTTAAGGTATCACTGGCAGGAGCCGAATGGAACGGTATGCTCAACATTGGCAAACGCCCTACGGTAGGTGGAGAAGAACACCGGCAGGAAGTGCACATTTTTGACCTGGACCAGAACTTATACGGCAGCCAGCTTAAAATTATGCTGATCCGCCAGATACGGCAGGAATTTAAATTTAACTCCCTGCAGGAGTTGCAGCAGCAACTTGCAAAGGATAAGGAACAGGCACTTTTAATACTTAAAAAAAGCTAG
- a CDS encoding 3-oxoacid CoA-transferase, B subunit (COG1788 Acyl CoA:acetate/3-ketoacid CoA transferase, alpha subunit), with protein sequence MINKVVQNADEAIRDIQDGAVLMLGGFGLCGIPENSIAALLKKGVKDLTCISNNAGVDDFGIGFLLKTRQVKKMISSYVGENAEFERQLLSGELEVELTPQGTLAERIRAGGAGIPAFFTPAGVGTEIAEGKETREFNGKTYLMERWLRADFSLVKAWKGDTAGNLIYKGTARNFNPMMAAAGKITIAEVEELVPAGELDPNMIHTPGIYVQRIFQGTNYEKRIEQRTVRN encoded by the coding sequence ATGATCAATAAGGTAGTACAAAATGCCGACGAAGCCATTCGTGACATTCAGGACGGTGCCGTGCTGATGCTGGGTGGATTTGGTCTTTGCGGTATTCCTGAAAATTCCATCGCCGCCCTGCTTAAAAAAGGAGTGAAAGACCTCACCTGCATCTCCAACAATGCCGGGGTAGATGATTTTGGTATTGGTTTCCTGCTTAAAACCCGCCAGGTAAAGAAAATGATCTCTTCCTACGTAGGTGAAAATGCCGAGTTTGAGCGGCAGCTGCTTAGTGGCGAGCTGGAGGTAGAGCTCACTCCACAGGGTACCCTGGCAGAACGCATACGCGCCGGCGGCGCTGGCATCCCTGCTTTTTTCACCCCTGCCGGTGTGGGTACCGAAATAGCTGAGGGAAAGGAAACCCGCGAGTTTAATGGCAAGACGTACCTGATGGAGCGCTGGCTGAGGGCCGACTTCTCACTGGTAAAAGCCTGGAAGGGCGATACAGCCGGCAACCTTATCTACAAAGGCACTGCCCGCAACTTTAACCCCATGATGGCCGCCGCCGGCAAAATCACCATTGCAGAGGTAGAAGAGCTGGTACCTGCAGGCGAGCTGGATCCCAACATGATCCACACCCCCGGCATCTACGTACAGCGCATTTTCCAGGGCACCAACTACGAAAAACGTATCGAGCAGAGAACGGTAAGAAATTAA
- a CDS encoding 3-oxoacid CoA-transferase, b subunit (COG2057 Acyl CoA:acetate/3-ketoacid CoA transferase, beta subunit), whose product MALDKIGIAKRIAQEVKDGMYINLGIGIPTLVANYIPENINVELQSENGLLGMGPFPTEEEVDADLINAGKQTVTYLPGASIFSSAESFGMIRGKHVNLTILGAMEVSENGDIANWKIPGKMVKGMGGAMDLVASAENIIVAMQHRSRDGASKLLKECTLPITGLRCVKKIVTDLAVLEVLPEGGFRLLERAPGISVEEIKAATEGKLVVDGGVPEIKL is encoded by the coding sequence ATGGCTCTAGATAAAATCGGAATAGCGAAACGGATAGCGCAGGAAGTAAAGGATGGCATGTACATCAACCTGGGTATTGGCATCCCAACGCTGGTGGCCAACTATATTCCTGAAAACATCAATGTGGAACTGCAGTCGGAGAATGGCCTGCTGGGCATGGGTCCCTTCCCTACAGAAGAAGAGGTAGATGCAGACCTGATCAATGCTGGTAAACAGACAGTTACTTACCTGCCTGGTGCCTCCATCTTCAGCTCTGCGGAGAGCTTTGGCATGATCAGGGGCAAGCATGTGAACCTCACCATACTGGGGGCCATGGAGGTATCGGAGAATGGTGATATTGCCAACTGGAAAATACCCGGCAAAATGGTGAAAGGCATGGGTGGGGCGATGGACCTGGTAGCCTCTGCCGAAAATATTATCGTAGCCATGCAGCACCGCAGCCGCGATGGCGCCAGTAAACTGCTGAAGGAATGTACGCTGCCCATCACAGGCCTTCGCTGTGTTAAAAAAATAGTAACAGACCTGGCGGTACTGGAGGTATTGCCCGAAGGTGGCTTCAGATTACTGGAACGTGCACCCGGAATTAGCGTAGAAGAGATCAAAGCCGCTACCGAAGGAAAACTGGTGGTAGATGGTGGTGTTCCCGAAATAAAACTCTGA
- a CDS encoding peptidase m48 ste24p (COG4783 Putative Zn-dependent protease, contains TPR repeats) yields the protein MTKIPVQLLFLLAIIITMLGACNKDEPLVILPLDQDVQLGAQVHEEILSMQDSLPILPEQQYAQAYQYLRNIMNSIVASDDILYNEEFGYDKIYIIRNDEELNAFATPGGYVYVYTGLLKYLDSEDHLAGVLGHEIAHADRRHTVRAIQRELGLQLLLDVALGQNQGAVVQVVRALGDLRYSRSNEEEADQFSVRYLSNSQSPYECDGAAGFFEKLQSEDGAGGTPEFLSTHPSPGNRIEAIQAEAAARSCDTAPCTSCSYQQFKNMLP from the coding sequence ATGACTAAAATTCCTGTACAACTACTCTTTTTACTTGCGATTATCATTACAATGCTGGGTGCCTGTAACAAGGACGAGCCGCTGGTGATACTGCCGCTGGATCAGGATGTGCAGCTGGGAGCCCAGGTACATGAGGAGATCTTAAGCATGCAGGACAGCCTCCCCATATTACCTGAGCAGCAGTACGCCCAGGCCTACCAGTACCTGCGCAACATCATGAACAGTATTGTAGCCTCCGATGATATCCTGTACAACGAGGAATTTGGCTATGATAAGATCTACATCATCAGAAATGATGAAGAGCTGAATGCCTTTGCCACCCCTGGCGGATATGTATATGTATATACCGGACTGCTGAAATACCTGGATTCCGAAGATCATTTAGCAGGTGTATTAGGCCATGAGATTGCACACGCCGACCGGCGGCATACTGTGAGAGCCATACAGCGGGAGCTGGGCCTGCAGCTGTTGCTGGATGTTGCCCTTGGCCAGAACCAGGGAGCTGTTGTGCAGGTGGTAAGAGCACTGGGTGATTTGAGGTACAGCCGCAGCAATGAAGAAGAGGCAGACCAGTTTTCTGTCAGGTACCTGAGCAACTCACAAAGCCCCTATGAATGCGATGGAGCTGCAGGCTTTTTCGAAAAGCTGCAAAGTGAAGATGGTGCCGGGGGAACACCTGAGTTCTTAAGCACGCACCCCAGCCCCGGCAACCGTATTGAGGCCATACAAGCCGAGGCGGCTGCCCGTAGTTGTGATACAGCTCCCTGTACCTCCTGCAGTTATCAGCAGTTCAAAAACATGCTACCATAG
- a CDS encoding peptidase m48 ste24p (COG4783 Putative Zn-dependent protease, contains TPR repeats), giving the protein MFSPEQDVQLGAQINEEILSKRNDYPVLNPQQYTQSYEYLNGIVDNILESGQVHYRDEFAWQVYIINDDNTLNAFATPGGYIYVYTGLIKYLDREDDLAGVLGHEIAHADLRHSTRQLQKMYGLNLLLSLAVGEGSGLEQIMGQLVGNLTALSFSREYEREADSRSVDYLAGTDYECDAAKSFFIKLGEMEQEQGQVPTFLSTHPNPERRIESIEARSQKVGCDTTPLDPQSYQAFKRSLPKAGSDGVNW; this is encoded by the coding sequence TTGTTTAGCCCCGAGCAGGATGTGCAGCTGGGCGCTCAGATCAACGAAGAGATTCTAAGCAAGCGCAACGACTACCCGGTGCTGAATCCGCAGCAGTACACGCAAAGCTATGAGTACCTCAATGGCATTGTAGATAATATTCTGGAAAGCGGACAAGTGCACTACCGCGATGAGTTTGCCTGGCAGGTTTATATCATTAACGACGATAACACCCTGAATGCTTTTGCCACCCCTGGTGGTTATATCTATGTATATACCGGCCTGATTAAATACCTGGATCGGGAAGATGACCTTGCAGGTGTGCTAGGGCATGAAATTGCCCATGCAGATTTGCGCCACAGCACCCGTCAGCTGCAAAAAATGTATGGACTAAACCTGCTTTTGAGCCTGGCGGTAGGCGAAGGTTCAGGTTTAGAGCAGATCATGGGTCAGCTGGTGGGCAATCTTACTGCCTTAAGCTTTAGCAGGGAGTATGAGCGGGAGGCAGATTCCCGTTCGGTAGATTACCTGGCAGGCACCGATTATGAATGTGATGCCGCCAAATCATTTTTCATCAAACTAGGGGAAATGGAACAGGAACAGGGACAGGTCCCTACTTTTTTAAGCACACACCCCAACCCTGAACGCCGCATCGAGTCTATTGAAGCCCGGAGCCAGAAAGTTGGCTGCGACACCACCCCGCTGGATCCGCAGTCTTACCAGGCTTTTAAGCGGAGTTTACCGAAGGCAGGAAGTGATGGAGTAAATTGGTGA
- a CDS encoding gliding motility-associated protein gldc, with product MLIDFYTMKKSRIHFEVELDNQNVPDKIYWDATDKEDDGINQTRSISIAVWDHFQSNTMRIDLWTKDMTVDDQKRFYIDCIGGMAQSILTATGDEFMANEMNALCTRFIDHVRKELEERQKKG from the coding sequence TTGCTGATCGATTTCTATACTATGAAAAAATCAAGAATACACTTCGAAGTTGAACTGGATAATCAGAATGTACCTGATAAAATTTACTGGGACGCTACCGATAAGGAAGATGATGGCATTAACCAGACCCGCTCCATCAGCATAGCGGTGTGGGACCATTTTCAGAGCAACACCATGCGCATCGATCTTTGGACAAAGGATATGACCGTAGATGATCAGAAACGCTTCTACATAGATTGTATTGGAGGTATGGCACAAAGCATTTTAACGGCTACCGGCGATGAGTTTATGGCCAACGAGATGAACGCCCTCTGCACCCGGTTTATCGATCATGTGAGAAAGGAACTGGAAGAGCGCCAGAAAAAAGGATAG
- a CDS encoding multi-sensor signal transduction multi-kinase (COG0642 Signal transduction histidine kinase), translated as MRFQYFILLISLLLLGGGLCAQPVVVLHDTLQTNRITAELFYLPDPDGSYTIDQITDSSFADRFKPAPKDSPNFGFMQNTLWFRIQLQDAAVTPKEFLLEIAYPALDSILLYQQSSSGTWVSRLSGEVLPFSQRRGYYHNFLFPISLQQQGINTFYFRVATEGAMTFPVYVKEASYLQQEIPSSYFKYGLFYGALFLILLYNLFLFFSLRLKHYLYYCLFIFFSIVSQAYLYGHGQQFIWQHGGFNNNLISGFSLYLAIGFALTFTISFIRTRRFVSKLHRVMYYYTYFVFGLGFLNLCGLYRFVSPLIPAVYMLAVIMIVVAAAIAWRKGQATARLFLLAWLVFLVGIFAYSLQSMGLFGNLETATTLVMVGSVAEALLLSLALADRIRQYRLDRQKASEQAYISYREKKELLEQQQQVLEQRVEERTQKLQEKQKEVIRQNRQLFEQQQLIEQQNQQLSLLNENLEKIVGTRTGELRKANLALHKRNQQLEQFAYIISHNIRGPVASMIGLLNLFNRQKISGKENLQYLDYLYNSVNKLDNVIQDLGQVLTLEQNMEKHLREIQISKAVQGILEKLHLQMLEAQPSIEADYQEDHIWGHSSYLESILYNLISNALKYRKPDDKLNLSIRSWQEADMSYISVSDNGMGIDLEQYGKKLFSLYQRFHAHKEGKGLGLYMVKRQVESMGGSILVESKPGAGSTFTVCLPHQRVLV; from the coding sequence ATGCGCTTCCAATATTTTATACTATTAATATCTCTGTTGCTGTTGGGTGGTGGGCTGTGCGCACAACCTGTTGTAGTGCTGCATGATACCCTGCAGACCAATAGAATTACGGCCGAACTTTTCTATCTGCCGGACCCGGATGGGTCGTATACCATAGACCAGATAACTGATTCCTCCTTTGCCGATCGCTTTAAACCAGCTCCAAAAGACAGCCCGAATTTCGGGTTTATGCAGAATACCCTCTGGTTTCGCATACAACTGCAGGATGCTGCGGTAACGCCAAAGGAGTTTTTGCTGGAGATAGCCTATCCTGCACTGGACTCCATCCTGCTTTACCAGCAAAGCAGCTCCGGCACATGGGTCTCCAGGCTTTCAGGCGAGGTACTGCCTTTCTCCCAAAGAAGGGGCTACTACCATAATTTTCTTTTCCCCATTTCGCTGCAGCAGCAGGGTATCAATACCTTTTACTTCAGGGTAGCTACAGAAGGCGCCATGACCTTTCCTGTTTATGTGAAGGAAGCATCCTATCTGCAGCAGGAAATTCCCTCTAGTTACTTCAAATATGGCTTGTTTTACGGAGCGCTCTTTCTGATCCTGCTGTACAACCTCTTTCTTTTCTTTAGTCTGAGGCTAAAACATTACCTGTACTATTGCCTGTTTATTTTCTTCAGCATTGTTTCCCAGGCCTATCTGTATGGGCATGGCCAGCAGTTCATCTGGCAGCATGGTGGTTTCAACAACAACCTGATATCCGGATTTTCGCTGTACCTGGCCATAGGGTTTGCCCTTACGTTTACCATCAGCTTTATCAGAACCAGGCGCTTTGTATCGAAGCTGCACCGGGTTATGTATTATTATACCTACTTTGTGTTTGGCCTGGGGTTTTTGAATTTATGCGGCTTGTACCGCTTTGTATCCCCGTTAATCCCGGCAGTATACATGCTGGCCGTAATTATGATTGTTGTAGCGGCAGCCATTGCATGGCGGAAAGGCCAGGCAACGGCTCGCCTGTTTCTGCTCGCCTGGCTTGTGTTCCTGGTGGGAATATTTGCCTACAGCCTGCAGTCCATGGGCTTGTTTGGCAACCTGGAAACGGCTACCACCCTGGTGATGGTAGGTTCTGTGGCAGAAGCGCTGCTGCTGTCACTGGCGCTTGCAGACAGGATCAGGCAATACAGGCTCGACCGCCAGAAGGCCAGCGAACAGGCTTACATCTCCTACAGGGAGAAAAAGGAACTGCTGGAGCAGCAACAACAGGTGCTGGAGCAGCGGGTGGAGGAAAGAACTCAGAAACTGCAGGAAAAGCAAAAAGAAGTGATCAGGCAAAACCGGCAGCTGTTTGAGCAGCAGCAGCTAATTGAACAACAAAATCAGCAGCTTAGCCTGCTCAACGAAAACCTGGAAAAAATAGTAGGTACCCGTACCGGCGAATTACGCAAAGCAAACCTGGCCCTGCACAAACGCAACCAGCAGCTGGAGCAATTTGCGTACATCATCTCTCATAATATACGCGGACCGGTAGCCAGTATGATCGGACTGCTGAATTTGTTTAACAGGCAAAAGATCAGCGGCAAGGAAAACCTGCAGTACCTCGATTACCTCTATAATTCTGTAAACAAGCTGGATAATGTAATTCAGGATTTAGGGCAGGTACTTACGCTGGAGCAGAATATGGAGAAGCATCTGCGGGAAATCCAGATATCCAAAGCTGTGCAGGGTATTTTAGAAAAGCTTCACCTGCAGATGCTGGAGGCTCAGCCCAGCATTGAAGCAGACTATCAGGAGGATCATATCTGGGGGCATTCGTCTTACCTGGAAAGTATTCTGTATAACCTGATCAGCAATGCACTGAAATACCGTAAGCCTGATGATAAGCTGAACTTAAGCATACGCAGCTGGCAGGAAGCAGACATGAGCTATATCTCTGTATCAGATAACGGTATGGGCATTGATCTGGAACAATACGGTAAAAAGCTGTTTTCACTCTACCAGCGCTTTCATGCGCATAAAGAGGGCAAGGGGCTGGGACTATATATGGTAAAACGGCAGGTAGAATCCATGGGCGGAAGTATACTGGTAGAGAGTAAACCCGGAGCGGGTAGTACCTTTACGGTATGCCTGCCTCATCAGCGGGTATTGGTATAA
- a CDS encoding glyceraldehyde-3-phosphate dehydrogenase, type I (COG0057 Glyceraldehyde-3-phosphate dehydrogenase/erythrose-4-phosphate dehydrogenase) → MARIKVAINGFGRIGRLTFKALLAQGNVDIVAINDLTDVKTLVHLLRYDSVHGRFQGDVQISDSGFSVNGDAIKVFAERDPSQLPWGDLGVNVVLESTGRFTDEAGAGKHLQAGAKRVIISAPAKGNIPTVVIGVNDKSLTGQETIISNASCTTNCLAPMVKVLQQNFGVEKGFINTIHAYTQDQNLQDGPHSDLRRARAAAINIVPTSTGAAKAVGLVLPELKGKLDGIAMRVPVPDGSVTDFTAILSRDVTAEEINNAVRQAAESDLKGVLQYSTDPIVSSDIVGNVHSCIFDSELTMASGRLVKVVGWYDNEAGYSARTAELIARVAQF, encoded by the coding sequence ATGGCTAGAATTAAAGTTGCGATTAACGGCTTTGGCCGTATTGGTCGCCTTACTTTTAAGGCGCTGTTAGCCCAAGGTAATGTAGACATTGTTGCTATCAATGACCTGACCGATGTAAAAACACTTGTACACCTGCTCCGCTACGACTCAGTACATGGCCGCTTCCAGGGCGATGTTCAGATCTCTGACTCAGGCTTTAGTGTAAATGGCGATGCGATCAAAGTATTCGCTGAAAGAGATCCATCACAACTGCCGTGGGGAGATCTGGGCGTAAACGTAGTGCTGGAAAGTACCGGCCGCTTTACCGACGAAGCCGGTGCTGGTAAACACCTGCAGGCGGGTGCAAAAAGAGTAATTATCTCTGCCCCTGCCAAAGGCAACATCCCAACTGTTGTAATTGGCGTTAACGACAAGAGCCTGACTGGCCAGGAAACCATTATTTCCAATGCTTCCTGCACCACCAACTGCCTTGCTCCTATGGTAAAAGTACTGCAGCAGAACTTTGGCGTAGAAAAAGGCTTCATCAATACTATTCACGCTTATACCCAGGACCAAAACCTGCAGGATGGACCTCACAGCGACCTGCGCCGTGCCCGTGCTGCCGCCATTAACATTGTACCTACCTCTACCGGTGCAGCGAAAGCAGTTGGCCTGGTACTTCCTGAACTGAAAGGCAAACTGGATGGTATTGCCATGCGTGTTCCTGTTCCTGATGGTTCTGTAACTGACTTCACAGCCATTTTAAGCCGTGATGTAACTGCAGAAGAAATCAACAATGCAGTTCGCCAGGCTGCAGAGTCTGACCTGAAGGGTGTACTGCAGTATTCTACCGACCCTATCGTATCAAGCGATATTGTGGGAAATGTTCACTCCTGCATCTTTGATTCTGAGCTGACCATGGCGTCTGGCCGACTGGTGAAGGTTGTTGGCTGGTACGACAACGAAGCTGGCTACTCTGCCCGCACCGCCGAGCTGATTGCAAGAGTTGCTCAGTTCTAA
- a CDS encoding alcohol dehydrogenase zinc-binding domain protein (COG0604 NADPH:quinone reductase and related Zn-dependent oxidoreductases) translates to MPVRSCYKVFKPGSLNRLKLIEEEFPAPSAAQATVAVKAIGLNFADIFAVMGLYSATPKGAFIPGLEFSGEVVAVGAGVSRLRPGDAVFGVSRFGAYTTHLNLDEKYLLPLPEGFTHEDAAAFPVQALTAYYALRPLGNLQRGQTVLIHSAAGGVGLLANRIAKKWDAYTVGVVGSSKKFGVLEQEGYNAWLSRSKQFSADLKKVLGDRPLHLVLEATGGKYFQWSYNALSPMGRLVTYGSARFTPSGKAPNWPRLAWQYLTRPKIDPMKMTTDNKSVMGFNLIWLYEQHELFHQLMQEILALQLQPPHIGNHFSFQELPQALSLFQSGKTVGKVVVRVV, encoded by the coding sequence ATGCCAGTACGCAGCTGTTACAAAGTTTTTAAGCCCGGATCTTTAAACAGGCTGAAGCTCATAGAAGAAGAGTTTCCTGCACCCTCAGCAGCACAGGCTACTGTAGCGGTAAAGGCAATAGGGCTCAATTTTGCTGATATCTTTGCGGTAATGGGGCTCTACAGTGCAACGCCCAAAGGCGCTTTCATACCCGGGCTGGAGTTTAGCGGCGAGGTAGTAGCCGTAGGAGCGGGAGTAAGCAGGCTCAGACCCGGCGATGCTGTTTTCGGTGTAAGCCGTTTTGGGGCGTACACAACCCATCTTAATCTGGATGAGAAATACCTCTTACCCCTGCCGGAAGGTTTTACGCATGAAGATGCTGCTGCTTTTCCGGTGCAGGCACTCACTGCTTATTACGCCTTGAGGCCTTTAGGCAACCTGCAGCGCGGGCAAACCGTGCTGATCCATTCGGCAGCAGGAGGGGTAGGATTGCTCGCCAACCGCATTGCAAAAAAATGGGATGCCTATACGGTTGGGGTGGTAGGCAGCAGTAAAAAATTCGGGGTGCTGGAGCAGGAGGGTTACAATGCCTGGTTAAGCAGGAGCAAACAATTTTCTGCGGATCTCAAAAAAGTATTGGGAGACAGGCCCCTGCACCTGGTGCTGGAAGCCACAGGTGGTAAGTACTTTCAATGGTCATACAATGCACTTTCTCCCATGGGGCGCCTGGTGACCTATGGTTCGGCCAGATTTACTCCTTCCGGCAAAGCACCTAACTGGCCGCGTCTGGCCTGGCAGTACCTGACCAGGCCCAAAATAGATCCCATGAAAATGACCACAGATAACAAATCAGTCATGGGCTTTAATCTTATATGGCTATACGAGCAGCATGAGCTTTTTCATCAGCTGATGCAGGAGATTCTGGCACTGCAGCTCCAACCGCCCCATATCGGAAACCACTTTTCCTTTCAGGAGCTGCCGCAGGCTCTCTCACTGTTCCAATCGGGAAAAACAGTGGGTAAGGTGGTGGTGCGGGTTGTATAG
- a CDS encoding phenazine biosynthesis protein PhzF family protein (COG0384 Predicted epimerase, PhzC/PhzF homolog), translated as MELFQVDAFTNVAFRGNPAGVCISSEPLSEMLMQQISEEMNLAETAFVSAADGYKNLRWFTPAVEVTLCGHATLATAHVLYKQGLLEPQAVHVFETLSGELQVSQYDDELLEMDFPLITTEKKEVPLWLKEHFESIRGYAFTPKNDILELENEEAVRDHLPDMGQIAKNTRQGLIITARGTNDIDFVSRYFVPNVGVPEDPVTGSAHCELAHYWKDKLEKTSFKAYQASKRGGYLQLQIQEDRLLIRGSAVTVFKAEPRFHH; from the coding sequence ATGGAGCTTTTTCAGGTAGATGCCTTTACCAATGTAGCCTTCAGGGGCAATCCCGCAGGCGTATGTATTTCTTCAGAGCCTCTTTCTGAAATGCTTATGCAGCAGATTTCTGAAGAAATGAACCTGGCAGAAACGGCCTTTGTAAGTGCGGCTGACGGTTATAAAAACCTGCGCTGGTTTACTCCGGCAGTGGAGGTTACTCTCTGCGGCCATGCCACCCTGGCAACTGCTCATGTTCTCTATAAACAGGGGTTGCTGGAGCCGCAGGCTGTGCATGTGTTTGAAACCCTTAGCGGAGAACTGCAGGTGAGCCAGTACGATGATGAGCTGCTTGAAATGGATTTCCCCCTGATCACTACTGAAAAGAAGGAGGTACCCCTGTGGCTAAAGGAGCATTTTGAAAGCATCAGGGGGTATGCCTTTACGCCCAAGAATGATATTCTGGAGCTGGAGAACGAAGAAGCCGTGAGAGATCATTTACCCGACATGGGCCAAATTGCTAAAAATACCCGGCAGGGCCTTATCATTACTGCTCGCGGCACAAACGATATAGATTTTGTAAGCCGCTATTTTGTACCCAACGTTGGCGTTCCGGAAGATCCTGTTACCGGATCGGCCCACTGCGAGCTTGCCCATTACTGGAAAGATAAACTGGAGAAAACCAGCTTTAAAGCTTACCAGGCTTCCAAACGTGGCGGGTACCTGCAGTTGCAGATTCAGGAAGACCGCCTGTTGATCCGTGGCAGTGCCGTAACCGTGTTTAAGGCCGAACCCCGGTTTCATCACTAA